One window of the Xiphophorus couchianus chromosome 12, X_couchianus-1.0, whole genome shotgun sequence genome contains the following:
- the atxn2 gene encoding ataxin-2 isoform X6, producing the protein MSMKAGGNRGKPGGGNAAGAAASGAGGSGGGRQNLGRGRHSGKGPAAVIFNGVYANMRMVHVLTSVVGTKCELKVKNGAVYEGVFKTYGPECDLVLDAAHRKSPEPSFGPRKEDIVESIIFKASDVVVVTFKDVDPNFARKVSSDTDNFTDAAVSGRINGEHKEKDLEPWDGGDTHNSDSLESLDTDVSNGWDPNDMFKYNEEKYGVLSTYDSSLSTYTVPLERDDSEEFLKREARAAQLAEEIEASATYKARVALENDERTEEEKYTAVVRGERETPTLSRENKYIPPGQRNREAMSWGAGRQNSPRLGQSSAGASASRPGPHDYSPNTGPDQRVVNGGSSHWPSPCPSPSSRPPSRYQSGPSYLPPRATTPTRPPSRPPSRPSRPPSHSSHPSYPSSPSSFSQHGPTSPASTLPKRMSSEGPPRMSPKSQRTPRAHRVPPSRISSVSTAVDLGSHNPPGDVSATPPARSNSSGGTWSSVVSGAHRPRSPRQNNVGRASPGSSSLSSPQTGMAPIETVTTVTSASSPTAASPAPNMVASPSGDGKECRVQETRQSSPSANNENIKSLDNSPSISRPVCKGPPSMAPDHRKQIDNLKKFSVDFRLQSSSSPDPAFDQMTKPVRDSSDKPKDLSLDKAAAAGRDGAEDGAAGLTAGGSGAAPASSASKPGSPAAPSPSSLEQKRGGQDVTSQGFQTTAMSTLSGPKHEEKEEKKEAVQDQVRKSTLNPNANEFKPRFNTQPKPANTPTPPRPQGQPSPSIVVQQPPAVYGCFPQMYPLTPVSPGVQSPAVYQVQMPHMAVSQSKPYRPVPNMPQQRSDQHHPPGTPTMMHPATAAGPPIVAPNPAYSAQYFTCSPQQFTSQPLVQQMTHYQSQAQHVFSPVMQSTGRMMGPPTHGQPSLVSSSTTQYPEQTHTMYVSPGPMPQQYPHPSATLHPHPQHPQPSATPTGQPQQGGPPQHGGPPSHPAASPVQHPQHQQAAAAAAAAQALHLSNAPPQQQIYSALAQTPPSMTPNPQSPQASFPSAQQTVYIHPQVQHGYNPNHMAHMQQAHMQSGIVPSHHPAATHAPMMLMATQGPPGGPQPPMPQAALNPIPVSSTTHFSYLAHAQVQPHHQQQL; encoded by the exons ATGTCAATGAAGGCCGGTGGAAATCGAGGCAAGCCCGGCGGGGGCAACGCAGCTGGTGCGGCCGCCTCCGGTGCTGGAGGAAGCGGCGGGGGAAGACAGAATCTGGGCAG ggGAAGACACAGTGGCAAAGGCCCTGCAGCA GTTATTTTCAATGGTGTATATGCAAATATGAGGATGGTCCATGTCTTGACTTCAGTGGTA GGGACCAAGTGTGAGCTGAAAGTAAAAAATGGAGCTGTATATGAAGGAGTATTCAAGACATACGGTCCTGAG TGCGACCTGGTGTTGGATGCAGCTCACAGAAAGAGCCCAGAGCCGAGTTTTGGCCCCAGGAAAGAAGATATAGTAGAGAGCATAATTTTTAAGGCTTCCGATGTTGTAGTGGTGACATTCAAAGACGTGGACCCGAATTTCGCCAGAAAAG TCTCTTCTGACACAG acAACTTCACAGATGCAGCAGTGAGCGGTCGAATTAATGGTGAACATAAGGAGAAAGATCTGGAGCCGTGGGACGGAGGAGACACTCACAACTCTGACAGCCTCGAGTCCCTGGACACGGATGTG TCAAACGGATGGGACCCAAACGACATGTTCAAGTACAATGAGGAGAAGTACGGAGTGTTGTCTACATATGACAGCAGCCTGTCCACATATAC TGTCCCCTTGGAGCGTGACGACTCAGAGGAGTTTCTGAAGAGGGAAGCTCGTGCCGCCCAGCTGGCAGAGGAGATAGAGGCCAGCGCCACATATAAAGCTCGGGTGGCCCTTGAAAACGACGAGCGCACAGAGGAGGAGAAATACACGGCTGTGGTGCGAGGGGAGAGGGAGACTCCCACGCTCAGCAG AGAGAACAAGTACATTCCTCCGGGTCAGAGGAACAGGGAAGCAATGTCATGGGGTGCAGGACGGCAGAATTCACCTCGACTGGGTCAGAGCTCAGCAGGAGCCTCAGCTTCTCGACCAGGACCTCATGACTACAGTCCCAACACTGGCCCGGACCAGAGGGTGGTGAACGGAG GTTCATCCCATTGGCCCTCACCCTGTCCGTCTCCCTCTTCTCGTCCCCCCTCTCGTTACCAGTCTGGCCCCTCCTACTTGCCTCCCCGGGCAACCACGCCCACCAGGCCACCCTCCAGGCCCCCCTCTCGGCCTTCCAGACCTCCTTCTCATTCATCTCACCCCTCCTATCCCTCCTCTCCATCCTCCTTTTCTCAACATGGCCCCACGTCACCAGCCTCCACTCTGCCCAAACGCATGTCCTCAGAAG GTCCTCCGAGGATGTCTCCTAAATCCCAGCGAACGCCTCGTGCTCACAGAGTGCCGCCGTCGCGGATCAGCTCGGTCTCCACCGCAGTGGACTTGGGTTCCCACAATCCACCTGGAGACGTTTCGGCAACGCCTCCAGCCAGGAGTAACTCCTCTGGAGGAACCTGGTCTTCAGTGGTCAGTGGAG CTCACAGACCTCGATCCCCGCGACAGAACAATGTGGGCCGCGCCTCCCCCGGCTCTTCCTCACTCTCCTCACCCCAGACAGGAATGGCTCCTATAGAAACTGTTACGACGGTGACGTCAGCTTCCTCTCCTACTGCTGCTAGCCCCGCCCCCAACATGGTTGCCTCTCCATCAGGGGATG GTAAAGAATGTCGTGTCCAGGAGACGAGACAGTCATCTCCCTCAGCAAATAATGAGAACATTAAGTCTTTGGATAACTCCCCTAGCATCTCAAGACCAGTCTGTAAAG GGCCTCCTTCTATGGCCCCCGACCACCGAAAACAAATagataatttaaagaaatttagtGTAGATTTTAGA TTGCAGTCCAGTTCCAGTCCAGACCCTGCCTTTGACCAGATGACCAAGCCAGTCAGAGACTCATCAGACAAGCCTAAAGATCTTTCCCTGGACAAGGCCGCCGCAGCGGGCCGAGATGGCGCAGAGGACGGCGCTGCAGGGCTGACTGCTGGCGGCTCCGGAGCCGCGCCTGCGTCATCTGCCAGTAAACCTGGCAGCCCTGCAGCGCCGTCTCCATCTTCCTTAGAGCAGAAGAGAGGAGGGCAGGATGTGACATCACAAGGATTTCAGACGACCGCCATGTCCACTCTGAGTGGACCCAAACAtgaagagaaggaggagaagaaggaggcgGTACAAGA tcAAGTAAGAAAATCAACCCTGAACCCAAATGCTAACGAATTCAAACCCAGGTTTAATACACAG ccTAAGCCAGCCAACACCCCGACGCCTCCTCGGCCTCAGGGTCAGCCCAGCCCCTCCATCGTGGTTCAGCAGCCGCCGGCGGTCTACGGCTGCTTCCCTCAGATGTATCCGCTGACGCCAGTCAGCCCCGGCGTTCAG TCTCCAGCTGTGTACCAGGTCCAAATGCCTCACATGGCAGTGAGCCAGTCGAAACCTTACAGACCAG TACCCAACATGCCCCAGCAGAGGTCTGACCAGCACCACCCACCCGGAACGCCCACCATGATGCACCCAGCAACCGCAGCAGGACCGCCTATCGTAGCACCGAACCCCGCGTACTCAGCGCAGTACTTCACCTGCAGCCCGCAGCAGTTCACCAGCCAGCCGCTCGTTCAGCAGATGACACACTACCAGTCACAG GCACAGCACGTGTTCAGTCCAGTCATGCAGAGCACCGGCAGGATGATGGGCCCTCCTACGCACGGCCAGCCCAGCCTTGTCTCTTCTTCTACTACGCAGTACCCAGAGCAGACACACACCATGTATG TGTCTCCAGGGCCAATGCCTCAGCAGTACCCTCACCCCAGTGCCACCCTGCACCCTCACCCGCAGCACCCGCAGCCCTCTGCCACCCCTACAGGCCAACCCCAGCAGGGCGGCCCTCCACAGCACGGGGGCCCGCCGAGCCACCCTGCAGCCAGCCCGGTCCAGCATCCTCAGCACCAGCAGGCAGCAGCAG cagcggcagcagcgcAGGCCCTGCATCTGTCCAACGCGCCGCCCCAGCAGCAGATCTACTCAGCCTTGGCCCAGACGCCCCCCTCCATGACGCCCAACCCTCAGTCCCCCCAGGCGTCGTTCCCCTCCGCCCAGCAGACCGTCTACATCCACCCTCAGGTGCAGCATGGCTACAACCCCAACCACATGGCCCACATGCAACAG GCCCATATGCAGTCCGGTATTGTGCCATCTCACCATCCAGCCGCTACCCACGCTCCAATGATGCTGATGGCCACACAGGGTCCTCCAGGGGGGCCCCAGCCACCGATGCCCCAGGCGGCCCTGAACCCCATCCCGGTGTCCTCTACTACACATTTCTCCTACTTGGCGCATGCACAAG TGCAGcctcatcatcagcagcagctgtag
- the atxn2 gene encoding ataxin-2 isoform X10, producing the protein MSMKAGGNRGKPGGGNAAGAAASGAGGSGGGRQNLGRGRHSGKGPAAVIFNGVYANMRMVHVLTSVVGTKCELKVKNGAVYEGVFKTYGPECDLVLDAAHRKSPEPSFGPRKEDIVESIIFKASDVVVVTFKDVDPNFARKDNFTDAAVSGRINGEHKEKDLEPWDGGDTHNSDSLESLDTDVSNGWDPNDMFKYNEEKYGVLSTYDSSLSTYTVPLERDDSEEFLKREARAAQLAEEIEASATYKARVALENDERTEEEKYTAVVRGERETPTLSRENKYIPPGQRNREAMSWGAGRQNSPRLGQSSAGASASRPGPHDYSPNTGPDQRVVNGGSSHWPSPCPSPSSRPPSRYQSGPSYLPPRATTPTRPPSRPPSRPSRPPSHSSHPSYPSSPSSFSQHGPTSPASTLPKRMSSEGPPRMSPKSQRTPRAHRVPPSRISSVSTAVDLGSHNPPGDVSATPPARSNSSGGTWSSVVSGAHRPRSPRQNNVGRASPGSSSLSSPQTGMAPIETVTTVTSASSPTAASPAPNMVASPSGDGKECRVQETRQSSPSANNENIKSLDNSPSISRPVCKGPPSMAPDHRKQIDNLKKFSVDFRLQSSSSPDPAFDQMTKPVRDSSDKPKDLSLDKAAAAGRDGAEDGAAGLTAGGSGAAPASSASKPGSPAAPSPSSLEQKRGGQDVTSQGFQTTAMSTLSGPKHEEKEEKKEAVQDQVRKSTLNPNANEFKPRFNTQPKPANTPTPPRPQGQPSPSIVVQQPPAVYGCFPQMYPLTPVSPGVQKSIIWKSPAVYQVQMPHMAVSQSKPYRPVPNMPQQRSDQHHPPGTPTMMHPATAAGPPIVAPNPAYSAQYFTCSPQQFTSQPLVQQMTHYQSQAQHVFSPVMQSTGRMMGPPTHGQPSLVSSSTTQYPEQTHTMYVSPGPMPQQYPHPSATLHPHPQHPQPSATPTGQPQQGGPPQHGGPPSHPAASPVQHPQHQQAAAAAAAAQALHLSNAPPQQQIYSALAQTPPSMTPNPQSPQASFPSAQQTVYIHPQVQHGYNPNHMAHMQQAHMQSGIVPSHHPAATHAPMMLMATQGPPGGPQPPMPQAALNPIPVSSTTHFSYLAHAQVQPHHQQQL; encoded by the exons ATGTCAATGAAGGCCGGTGGAAATCGAGGCAAGCCCGGCGGGGGCAACGCAGCTGGTGCGGCCGCCTCCGGTGCTGGAGGAAGCGGCGGGGGAAGACAGAATCTGGGCAG ggGAAGACACAGTGGCAAAGGCCCTGCAGCA GTTATTTTCAATGGTGTATATGCAAATATGAGGATGGTCCATGTCTTGACTTCAGTGGTA GGGACCAAGTGTGAGCTGAAAGTAAAAAATGGAGCTGTATATGAAGGAGTATTCAAGACATACGGTCCTGAG TGCGACCTGGTGTTGGATGCAGCTCACAGAAAGAGCCCAGAGCCGAGTTTTGGCCCCAGGAAAGAAGATATAGTAGAGAGCATAATTTTTAAGGCTTCCGATGTTGTAGTGGTGACATTCAAAGACGTGGACCCGAATTTCGCCAGAAAAG acAACTTCACAGATGCAGCAGTGAGCGGTCGAATTAATGGTGAACATAAGGAGAAAGATCTGGAGCCGTGGGACGGAGGAGACACTCACAACTCTGACAGCCTCGAGTCCCTGGACACGGATGTG TCAAACGGATGGGACCCAAACGACATGTTCAAGTACAATGAGGAGAAGTACGGAGTGTTGTCTACATATGACAGCAGCCTGTCCACATATAC TGTCCCCTTGGAGCGTGACGACTCAGAGGAGTTTCTGAAGAGGGAAGCTCGTGCCGCCCAGCTGGCAGAGGAGATAGAGGCCAGCGCCACATATAAAGCTCGGGTGGCCCTTGAAAACGACGAGCGCACAGAGGAGGAGAAATACACGGCTGTGGTGCGAGGGGAGAGGGAGACTCCCACGCTCAGCAG AGAGAACAAGTACATTCCTCCGGGTCAGAGGAACAGGGAAGCAATGTCATGGGGTGCAGGACGGCAGAATTCACCTCGACTGGGTCAGAGCTCAGCAGGAGCCTCAGCTTCTCGACCAGGACCTCATGACTACAGTCCCAACACTGGCCCGGACCAGAGGGTGGTGAACGGAG GTTCATCCCATTGGCCCTCACCCTGTCCGTCTCCCTCTTCTCGTCCCCCCTCTCGTTACCAGTCTGGCCCCTCCTACTTGCCTCCCCGGGCAACCACGCCCACCAGGCCACCCTCCAGGCCCCCCTCTCGGCCTTCCAGACCTCCTTCTCATTCATCTCACCCCTCCTATCCCTCCTCTCCATCCTCCTTTTCTCAACATGGCCCCACGTCACCAGCCTCCACTCTGCCCAAACGCATGTCCTCAGAAG GTCCTCCGAGGATGTCTCCTAAATCCCAGCGAACGCCTCGTGCTCACAGAGTGCCGCCGTCGCGGATCAGCTCGGTCTCCACCGCAGTGGACTTGGGTTCCCACAATCCACCTGGAGACGTTTCGGCAACGCCTCCAGCCAGGAGTAACTCCTCTGGAGGAACCTGGTCTTCAGTGGTCAGTGGAG CTCACAGACCTCGATCCCCGCGACAGAACAATGTGGGCCGCGCCTCCCCCGGCTCTTCCTCACTCTCCTCACCCCAGACAGGAATGGCTCCTATAGAAACTGTTACGACGGTGACGTCAGCTTCCTCTCCTACTGCTGCTAGCCCCGCCCCCAACATGGTTGCCTCTCCATCAGGGGATG GTAAAGAATGTCGTGTCCAGGAGACGAGACAGTCATCTCCCTCAGCAAATAATGAGAACATTAAGTCTTTGGATAACTCCCCTAGCATCTCAAGACCAGTCTGTAAAG GGCCTCCTTCTATGGCCCCCGACCACCGAAAACAAATagataatttaaagaaatttagtGTAGATTTTAGA TTGCAGTCCAGTTCCAGTCCAGACCCTGCCTTTGACCAGATGACCAAGCCAGTCAGAGACTCATCAGACAAGCCTAAAGATCTTTCCCTGGACAAGGCCGCCGCAGCGGGCCGAGATGGCGCAGAGGACGGCGCTGCAGGGCTGACTGCTGGCGGCTCCGGAGCCGCGCCTGCGTCATCTGCCAGTAAACCTGGCAGCCCTGCAGCGCCGTCTCCATCTTCCTTAGAGCAGAAGAGAGGAGGGCAGGATGTGACATCACAAGGATTTCAGACGACCGCCATGTCCACTCTGAGTGGACCCAAACAtgaagagaaggaggagaagaaggaggcgGTACAAGA tcAAGTAAGAAAATCAACCCTGAACCCAAATGCTAACGAATTCAAACCCAGGTTTAATACACAG ccTAAGCCAGCCAACACCCCGACGCCTCCTCGGCCTCAGGGTCAGCCCAGCCCCTCCATCGTGGTTCAGCAGCCGCCGGCGGTCTACGGCTGCTTCCCTCAGATGTATCCGCTGACGCCAGTCAGCCCCGGCGTTCAG AAAAGCATAATATGGAAG TCTCCAGCTGTGTACCAGGTCCAAATGCCTCACATGGCAGTGAGCCAGTCGAAACCTTACAGACCAG TACCCAACATGCCCCAGCAGAGGTCTGACCAGCACCACCCACCCGGAACGCCCACCATGATGCACCCAGCAACCGCAGCAGGACCGCCTATCGTAGCACCGAACCCCGCGTACTCAGCGCAGTACTTCACCTGCAGCCCGCAGCAGTTCACCAGCCAGCCGCTCGTTCAGCAGATGACACACTACCAGTCACAG GCACAGCACGTGTTCAGTCCAGTCATGCAGAGCACCGGCAGGATGATGGGCCCTCCTACGCACGGCCAGCCCAGCCTTGTCTCTTCTTCTACTACGCAGTACCCAGAGCAGACACACACCATGTATG TGTCTCCAGGGCCAATGCCTCAGCAGTACCCTCACCCCAGTGCCACCCTGCACCCTCACCCGCAGCACCCGCAGCCCTCTGCCACCCCTACAGGCCAACCCCAGCAGGGCGGCCCTCCACAGCACGGGGGCCCGCCGAGCCACCCTGCAGCCAGCCCGGTCCAGCATCCTCAGCACCAGCAGGCAGCAGCAG cagcggcagcagcgcAGGCCCTGCATCTGTCCAACGCGCCGCCCCAGCAGCAGATCTACTCAGCCTTGGCCCAGACGCCCCCCTCCATGACGCCCAACCCTCAGTCCCCCCAGGCGTCGTTCCCCTCCGCCCAGCAGACCGTCTACATCCACCCTCAGGTGCAGCATGGCTACAACCCCAACCACATGGCCCACATGCAACAG GCCCATATGCAGTCCGGTATTGTGCCATCTCACCATCCAGCCGCTACCCACGCTCCAATGATGCTGATGGCCACACAGGGTCCTCCAGGGGGGCCCCAGCCACCGATGCCCCAGGCGGCCCTGAACCCCATCCCGGTGTCCTCTACTACACATTTCTCCTACTTGGCGCATGCACAAG TGCAGcctcatcatcagcagcagctgtag
- the atxn2 gene encoding ataxin-2 isoform X5 codes for MSMKAGGNRGKPGGGNAAGAAASGAGGSGGGRQNLGRGRHSGKGPAAVIFNGVYANMRMVHVLTSVVGTKCELKVKNGAVYEGVFKTYGPECDLVLDAAHRKSPEPSFGPRKEDIVESIIFKASDVVVVTFKDVDPNFARKVSSDTDNFTDAAVSGRINGEHKEKDLEPWDGGDTHNSDSLESLDTDVSNGWDPNDMFKYNEEKYGVLSTYDSSLSTYTVPLERDDSEEFLKREARAAQLAEEIEASATYKARVALENDERTEEEKYTAVVRGERETPTLSRENKYIPPGQRNREAMSWGAGRQNSPRLGQSSAGASASRPGPHDYSPNTGPDQRVVNGGSSHWPSPCPSPSSRPPSRYQSGPSYLPPRATTPTRPPSRPPSRPSRPPSHSSHPSYPSSPSSFSQHGPTSPASTLPKRMSSEGPPRMSPKSQRTPRAHRVPPSRISSVSTAVDLGSHNPPGDVSATPPARSNSSGGTWSSVVSGAHRPRSPRQNNVGRASPGSSSLSSPQTGMAPIETVTTVTSASSPTAASPAPNMVASPSGDGKECRVQETRQSSPSANNENIKSLDNSPSISRPVCKGPPSMAPDHRKQIDNLKKFSVDFRLQSSSSPDPAFDQMTKPVRDSSDKPKDLSLDKAAAAGRDGAEDGAAGLTAGGSGAAPASSASKPGSPAAPSPSSLEQKRGGQDVTSQGFQTTAMSTLSGPKHEEKEEKKEAVQDQVRKSTLNPNANEFKPRFNTQPKPANTPTPPRPQGQPSPSIVVQQPPAVYGCFPQMYPLTPVSPGVQSPAVYQVQMPHMAVSQSKPYRPGKVPNMPQQRSDQHHPPGTPTMMHPATAAGPPIVAPNPAYSAQYFTCSPQQFTSQPLVQQMTHYQSQAQHVFSPVMQSTGRMMGPPTHGQPSLVSSSTTQYPEQTHTMYVSPGPMPQQYPHPSATLHPHPQHPQPSATPTGQPQQGGPPQHGGPPSHPAASPVQHPQHQQAAAAAAAAQALHLSNAPPQQQIYSALAQTPPSMTPNPQSPQASFPSAQQTVYIHPQVQHGYNPNHMAHMQQAHMQSGIVPSHHPAATHAPMMLMATQGPPGGPQPPMPQAALNPIPVSSTTHFSYLAHAQVQPHHQQQL; via the exons ATGTCAATGAAGGCCGGTGGAAATCGAGGCAAGCCCGGCGGGGGCAACGCAGCTGGTGCGGCCGCCTCCGGTGCTGGAGGAAGCGGCGGGGGAAGACAGAATCTGGGCAG ggGAAGACACAGTGGCAAAGGCCCTGCAGCA GTTATTTTCAATGGTGTATATGCAAATATGAGGATGGTCCATGTCTTGACTTCAGTGGTA GGGACCAAGTGTGAGCTGAAAGTAAAAAATGGAGCTGTATATGAAGGAGTATTCAAGACATACGGTCCTGAG TGCGACCTGGTGTTGGATGCAGCTCACAGAAAGAGCCCAGAGCCGAGTTTTGGCCCCAGGAAAGAAGATATAGTAGAGAGCATAATTTTTAAGGCTTCCGATGTTGTAGTGGTGACATTCAAAGACGTGGACCCGAATTTCGCCAGAAAAG TCTCTTCTGACACAG acAACTTCACAGATGCAGCAGTGAGCGGTCGAATTAATGGTGAACATAAGGAGAAAGATCTGGAGCCGTGGGACGGAGGAGACACTCACAACTCTGACAGCCTCGAGTCCCTGGACACGGATGTG TCAAACGGATGGGACCCAAACGACATGTTCAAGTACAATGAGGAGAAGTACGGAGTGTTGTCTACATATGACAGCAGCCTGTCCACATATAC TGTCCCCTTGGAGCGTGACGACTCAGAGGAGTTTCTGAAGAGGGAAGCTCGTGCCGCCCAGCTGGCAGAGGAGATAGAGGCCAGCGCCACATATAAAGCTCGGGTGGCCCTTGAAAACGACGAGCGCACAGAGGAGGAGAAATACACGGCTGTGGTGCGAGGGGAGAGGGAGACTCCCACGCTCAGCAG AGAGAACAAGTACATTCCTCCGGGTCAGAGGAACAGGGAAGCAATGTCATGGGGTGCAGGACGGCAGAATTCACCTCGACTGGGTCAGAGCTCAGCAGGAGCCTCAGCTTCTCGACCAGGACCTCATGACTACAGTCCCAACACTGGCCCGGACCAGAGGGTGGTGAACGGAG GTTCATCCCATTGGCCCTCACCCTGTCCGTCTCCCTCTTCTCGTCCCCCCTCTCGTTACCAGTCTGGCCCCTCCTACTTGCCTCCCCGGGCAACCACGCCCACCAGGCCACCCTCCAGGCCCCCCTCTCGGCCTTCCAGACCTCCTTCTCATTCATCTCACCCCTCCTATCCCTCCTCTCCATCCTCCTTTTCTCAACATGGCCCCACGTCACCAGCCTCCACTCTGCCCAAACGCATGTCCTCAGAAG GTCCTCCGAGGATGTCTCCTAAATCCCAGCGAACGCCTCGTGCTCACAGAGTGCCGCCGTCGCGGATCAGCTCGGTCTCCACCGCAGTGGACTTGGGTTCCCACAATCCACCTGGAGACGTTTCGGCAACGCCTCCAGCCAGGAGTAACTCCTCTGGAGGAACCTGGTCTTCAGTGGTCAGTGGAG CTCACAGACCTCGATCCCCGCGACAGAACAATGTGGGCCGCGCCTCCCCCGGCTCTTCCTCACTCTCCTCACCCCAGACAGGAATGGCTCCTATAGAAACTGTTACGACGGTGACGTCAGCTTCCTCTCCTACTGCTGCTAGCCCCGCCCCCAACATGGTTGCCTCTCCATCAGGGGATG GTAAAGAATGTCGTGTCCAGGAGACGAGACAGTCATCTCCCTCAGCAAATAATGAGAACATTAAGTCTTTGGATAACTCCCCTAGCATCTCAAGACCAGTCTGTAAAG GGCCTCCTTCTATGGCCCCCGACCACCGAAAACAAATagataatttaaagaaatttagtGTAGATTTTAGA TTGCAGTCCAGTTCCAGTCCAGACCCTGCCTTTGACCAGATGACCAAGCCAGTCAGAGACTCATCAGACAAGCCTAAAGATCTTTCCCTGGACAAGGCCGCCGCAGCGGGCCGAGATGGCGCAGAGGACGGCGCTGCAGGGCTGACTGCTGGCGGCTCCGGAGCCGCGCCTGCGTCATCTGCCAGTAAACCTGGCAGCCCTGCAGCGCCGTCTCCATCTTCCTTAGAGCAGAAGAGAGGAGGGCAGGATGTGACATCACAAGGATTTCAGACGACCGCCATGTCCACTCTGAGTGGACCCAAACAtgaagagaaggaggagaagaaggaggcgGTACAAGA tcAAGTAAGAAAATCAACCCTGAACCCAAATGCTAACGAATTCAAACCCAGGTTTAATACACAG ccTAAGCCAGCCAACACCCCGACGCCTCCTCGGCCTCAGGGTCAGCCCAGCCCCTCCATCGTGGTTCAGCAGCCGCCGGCGGTCTACGGCTGCTTCCCTCAGATGTATCCGCTGACGCCAGTCAGCCCCGGCGTTCAG TCTCCAGCTGTGTACCAGGTCCAAATGCCTCACATGGCAGTGAGCCAGTCGAAACCTTACAGACCAGGTAAAG TACCCAACATGCCCCAGCAGAGGTCTGACCAGCACCACCCACCCGGAACGCCCACCATGATGCACCCAGCAACCGCAGCAGGACCGCCTATCGTAGCACCGAACCCCGCGTACTCAGCGCAGTACTTCACCTGCAGCCCGCAGCAGTTCACCAGCCAGCCGCTCGTTCAGCAGATGACACACTACCAGTCACAG GCACAGCACGTGTTCAGTCCAGTCATGCAGAGCACCGGCAGGATGATGGGCCCTCCTACGCACGGCCAGCCCAGCCTTGTCTCTTCTTCTACTACGCAGTACCCAGAGCAGACACACACCATGTATG TGTCTCCAGGGCCAATGCCTCAGCAGTACCCTCACCCCAGTGCCACCCTGCACCCTCACCCGCAGCACCCGCAGCCCTCTGCCACCCCTACAGGCCAACCCCAGCAGGGCGGCCCTCCACAGCACGGGGGCCCGCCGAGCCACCCTGCAGCCAGCCCGGTCCAGCATCCTCAGCACCAGCAGGCAGCAGCAG cagcggcagcagcgcAGGCCCTGCATCTGTCCAACGCGCCGCCCCAGCAGCAGATCTACTCAGCCTTGGCCCAGACGCCCCCCTCCATGACGCCCAACCCTCAGTCCCCCCAGGCGTCGTTCCCCTCCGCCCAGCAGACCGTCTACATCCACCCTCAGGTGCAGCATGGCTACAACCCCAACCACATGGCCCACATGCAACAG GCCCATATGCAGTCCGGTATTGTGCCATCTCACCATCCAGCCGCTACCCACGCTCCAATGATGCTGATGGCCACACAGGGTCCTCCAGGGGGGCCCCAGCCACCGATGCCCCAGGCGGCCCTGAACCCCATCCCGGTGTCCTCTACTACACATTTCTCCTACTTGGCGCATGCACAAG TGCAGcctcatcatcagcagcagctgtag